A window from Hoeflea sp. IMCC20628 encodes these proteins:
- a CDS encoding DUF952 domain-containing protein gives MHATIYKITPEALWRVAEAEGRFTGAPVDLADGFIHFSTRDQAIETAQKHFGGQGDLLLVAIDAGALGEKLVFETSRGGALFPHLYADMPLSVVKWVKPLPIGPDGAHVFPDMEA, from the coding sequence ATGCATGCGACAATTTACAAGATTACACCTGAAGCCCTCTGGCGCGTTGCAGAAGCCGAAGGCCGCTTTACCGGCGCACCGGTGGATCTGGCCGATGGTTTCATTCATTTTTCAACCCGTGATCAGGCAATCGAGACAGCGCAAAAGCACTTTGGCGGACAGGGTGATTTGTTGCTGGTGGCTATTGATGCGGGTGCGCTCGGCGAAAAACTGGTGTTCGAAACCTCGCGGGGCGGCGCATTGTTTCCGCATCTTTACGCAGACATGCCCCTGTCCGTGGTCAAATGGGTCAAACCATTGCCAATCGGTCCAGACGGCGCGCATGTGTTTCCGGATATGGAGGCATGA
- a CDS encoding quinone-dependent dihydroorotate dehydrogenase, translating to MKSLLDGIARSALFRLDPETAHGLSISALKSGLVPACRTSDPRLSVNIAGLAFPNPLGMAAGYDKNAEVAPELSRLGFGFVEVGTLTPKPQSGNPKPRVFRLVKDHAVINRLGFNNQGHAEAHARISGRRRDGILGVNIGANKDTADRVGDYVAGILRFADVADYFTVNISSPNTPGLRNLQSREALSDLLSQVLAERDAKAKRIPVFLKIAPDLTEADLYDIAAECLAQKLDGVIVSNTTLSRTGLVPDPKVNEAGGLSGRPMFERSTIVLAKMRQRLGADMPLIGVGGIDSAETAAEKIRAGADLVQLYTGFIYGGPLLPGRIVRDLSRLCDRENLARLSDLRDTRTAHYAGLTIPE from the coding sequence ATGAAGAGCCTGCTTGACGGGATTGCCCGGAGCGCGCTTTTCAGGCTCGATCCGGAAACAGCGCACGGGCTTTCTATCAGCGCGCTGAAAAGCGGACTGGTGCCCGCTTGCCGCACCAGCGACCCGCGTCTCTCTGTCAATATCGCCGGGCTGGCGTTTCCCAATCCGCTGGGGATGGCTGCAGGCTATGACAAGAACGCCGAAGTTGCCCCGGAACTGTCGCGTCTCGGGTTTGGCTTTGTCGAAGTCGGCACGCTGACTCCCAAGCCGCAATCGGGCAATCCAAAACCCCGCGTATTCCGTCTGGTCAAGGATCACGCGGTCATCAACCGTCTGGGGTTCAACAATCAGGGCCACGCCGAAGCCCATGCCCGGATTTCGGGCCGCCGCCGCGATGGAATTCTCGGGGTCAATATCGGCGCCAACAAGGATACGGCAGACCGGGTCGGCGATTATGTCGCTGGAATTTTACGTTTTGCCGATGTGGCGGATTATTTCACCGTCAATATTTCCTCACCGAACACGCCTGGCCTGCGCAATCTGCAAAGCCGCGAAGCCCTGTCGGACCTGTTGAGCCAGGTTCTTGCCGAACGCGACGCGAAGGCCAAGCGCATACCGGTGTTTCTCAAGATCGCACCAGATCTGACTGAGGCCGATCTCTATGACATCGCTGCGGAATGCCTGGCGCAAAAGCTTGACGGCGTCATTGTCTCCAACACCACGTTGTCGCGCACCGGACTTGTCCCTGATCCGAAGGTGAACGAAGCGGGCGGGCTGTCCGGACGGCCAATGTTCGAGCGCTCGACGATTGTGCTGGCCAAGATGCGGCAACGGCTCGGCGCCGATATGCCTCTGATCGGGGTGGGCGGCATCGACAGCGCCGAGACGGCTGCTGAAAAAATCCGCGCCGGCGCGGATCTGGTGCAACTCTATACCGGGTTCATCTATGGCGGACCGCTGCTTCCGGGCCGGATCGTCCGTGATCTGTCGCGGCTCTGCGATCGTGAAAATCTGGCACGGCTGTCAGATCTGCGTGACACCAGAACAGCGCATTACGCGGGTTTGACCATTCCTGAATAG
- a CDS encoding MATE family efflux transporter, giving the protein MVLAIAVPMTLAFLTTPLLGLVDTAVVGRLGDAALIGGLAIAAILFDLVFTTFNFLRSSTTGLVAQAMGRDDPTEEQAVFWRSLMIAVVAGVVVIAAIPLLLAGGLAFMGAEGEVAAAASTYLVIRALSAPAALSNYAILGYVLGRGMGGTGLFLQTIINGTNIVLSIWLGLGLGYGLEGVAFATVIAEVVGCATGLLIIHRKFDRAHGPSWQRIINRPSILKLMALNGDIMIRSFALIIAFAWFTRMGTGFGETTLAANAILMNFFMVAGYYLDGFATAAEQIAGRAIGARNRQAFGKAVRLTVIWGFGLAAFTTTFFLIFGTTVVELMTTLETVRTEAGAYLFWAALTALSGVLAFEMDGVYIGATWSRDMRNMMLMSLALFIGLSVGLTEIWGNQGLWISLNIFLAARGFTLLAILPRRMDRAFGAA; this is encoded by the coding sequence ATGGTGCTCGCCATCGCGGTGCCGATGACGCTGGCGTTCTTGACCACGCCGTTGCTCGGGCTGGTCGATACCGCGGTGGTTGGCCGCTTGGGCGATGCAGCACTGATTGGCGGGTTGGCGATTGCGGCGATCCTCTTCGATCTTGTCTTCACCACGTTCAATTTCCTGCGTTCATCGACCACGGGTCTGGTTGCGCAAGCCATGGGCCGTGACGATCCGACTGAAGAGCAGGCTGTGTTCTGGCGATCGCTGATGATCGCGGTGGTCGCAGGTGTCGTTGTCATTGCCGCCATTCCACTGCTTCTGGCAGGCGGGTTGGCATTCATGGGAGCTGAAGGTGAGGTCGCAGCGGCAGCTTCGACCTATCTGGTGATCCGGGCGCTTTCCGCGCCAGCCGCGCTGTCCAATTATGCCATCCTTGGATATGTGCTCGGCCGGGGGATGGGTGGAACCGGGCTGTTTCTGCAAACCATCATCAATGGCACCAATATCGTGCTGTCGATCTGGCTGGGCCTGGGGCTTGGCTACGGTCTTGAAGGCGTCGCGTTTGCAACGGTGATTGCCGAGGTGGTTGGTTGCGCCACGGGGCTTTTGATCATTCATCGCAAATTTGATCGCGCCCATGGCCCGTCCTGGCAGCGGATCATCAACCGCCCTTCAATCCTGAAGCTGATGGCGCTCAATGGTGACATCATGATCCGCTCCTTTGCGCTGATCATCGCCTTTGCCTGGTTCACCCGCATGGGCACCGGCTTTGGCGAGACCACCTTGGCCGCCAATGCCATCCTGATGAATTTTTTCATGGTCGCCGGCTACTATCTTGACGGTTTCGCCACTGCGGCCGAACAGATCGCCGGACGGGCCATTGGCGCACGCAACCGGCAGGCTTTCGGCAAGGCCGTTCGACTGACCGTCATCTGGGGCTTTGGCCTCGCCGCCTTCACAACCACCTTTTTTCTGATCTTCGGCACGACGGTTGTCGAGCTGATGACGACTCTCGAAACGGTCCGCACCGAAGCTGGGGCATATCTGTTCTGGGCGGCGCTGACTGCGCTATCCGGCGTGCTCGCCTTCGAGATGGACGGTGTCTATATCGGCGCGACATGGTCACGTGACATGCGCAACATGATGTTGATGTCGCTCGCCCTGTTCATCGGCCTGTCAGTCGGCCTCACCGAAATATGGGGTAATCAGGGGCTTTGGATATCGCTGAATATCTTCCTTGCGGCGCGTGGCTTCACCTTGCTCGCCATATTGCCCCGCCGCATGGACAGGGCTTTTGGCGCAGCTTGA
- a CDS encoding GGDEF domain-containing protein, giving the protein MAFSLGSIGFAFEFLNYFNPMFRLMDGVNIFVPICVLLVARGVCLRYTGNAPTRLLLFILAVADLTACWINFVHQNAFGRGLSISVGIVLLLSTGIWAILKTRTRDKIDLGILVALMSAAILVLGRPVLSFFIEGAPKIGVIEDTSFWAVSLKVAGLYSLLVLAILFMLRIAADLFAELNQQSITDSLSGLLNRRGFFAAAEAVALQATPTLPISVLLLDIDHFKKVNDSYGHQTGDKVIQTIAGLMQASVPDNAVVGRLGGEEFGIFLPNTGSMAALAFAESLRASIHLQYHACVPATHPITVSIGLSEGTGENLELLLHLADIGLYNAKDSGRDQVRMAGSEVLGRDGRRRPGKLVLSGS; this is encoded by the coding sequence TTGGCTTTTTCTCTTGGCAGTATCGGGTTCGCCTTCGAATTCCTCAATTACTTCAATCCGATGTTCAGGCTCATGGACGGAGTCAATATCTTCGTGCCCATCTGTGTGCTGCTGGTCGCCAGGGGCGTGTGTCTGCGCTACACAGGCAATGCACCGACCCGCCTGTTGCTTTTCATCCTTGCCGTTGCCGACCTCACCGCATGCTGGATCAATTTTGTTCATCAAAATGCGTTCGGGCGTGGCCTGTCCATCAGCGTCGGGATCGTCCTCCTGCTGTCCACCGGGATATGGGCGATATTGAAAACCCGGACACGTGACAAAATCGATCTCGGAATTCTTGTTGCCCTGATGTCGGCGGCAATATTGGTGCTTGGACGGCCTGTGCTTTCATTCTTCATCGAAGGCGCACCAAAAATCGGCGTTATCGAAGACACATCGTTCTGGGCTGTCTCGCTCAAGGTGGCAGGGCTTTACAGCCTGCTGGTGTTGGCCATTCTGTTCATGCTGCGCATTGCCGCTGACCTGTTTGCGGAGCTCAATCAGCAATCGATCACCGATTCATTGAGCGGCCTGCTCAACCGGCGCGGTTTTTTTGCTGCTGCGGAGGCCGTCGCGCTTCAGGCAACCCCAACACTTCCGATTTCGGTTCTGCTACTCGACATTGACCATTTCAAGAAGGTCAACGACAGCTACGGTCACCAGACCGGCGACAAGGTGATTCAGACCATTGCGGGTTTGATGCAAGCGAGTGTGCCGGACAATGCGGTGGTCGGCCGATTGGGCGGAGAGGAATTTGGCATTTTCCTTCCCAACACCGGCAGCATGGCGGCGCTGGCCTTTGCCGAGTCACTCCGCGCGTCCATTCACCTGCAATACCACGCCTGTGTTCCTGCAACTCATCCAATTACCGTCAGCATTGGACTGTCGGAGGGTACCGGTGAGAACCTGGAACTGTTGCTGCACCTTGCAGATATCGGACTATACAACGCCAAAGACAGCGGGCGCGATCAGGTTAGAATGGCGGGCAGCGAGGTGCTTGGAAGAGACGGAAGACGAAGGCCGGGCAAGCTGGTTCTATCCGGAAGCTAA
- a CDS encoding histone deacetylase: protein MSSLPIIHAPAYDAGFDPGHRFPMGKYTRLMQLISETGLNSVAEFHAPAPAPAEWLTLAHHRTYVDQVLACKVPALIEREIGFPVDVRVSMRARLATAGTVMAARLALSQGIACNTAGGSHHARRAQGAGFCTFNDVTVAALLLLADGEVGRVLVIDLDVHQGDGTAEICADVAAIRTVSMHSEKNYPVRKQPSTIDVGLPDGVRDAAYLESLDWLLPRTIDGFAPDLVFYNAGVDPHENDRLGRLSLTDKGLEDRDRRVFSFFRQRGVPVASVLGGGYSRDIDAVARRHLLTFEAASGFV, encoded by the coding sequence ATGTCATCTTTGCCCATTATCCATGCCCCTGCCTATGATGCCGGTTTTGACCCGGGCCACCGCTTTCCGATGGGCAAATACACGCGGCTGATGCAGTTGATCAGCGAAACCGGCTTGAATTCGGTGGCGGAGTTTCACGCGCCCGCGCCGGCGCCCGCTGAATGGCTGACGCTCGCGCACCATCGGACCTATGTGGATCAGGTGCTTGCCTGCAAGGTGCCCGCTCTCATCGAACGCGAGATCGGATTTCCAGTCGATGTCCGGGTAAGCATGCGGGCGCGGCTGGCAACCGCCGGCACCGTGATGGCGGCACGGCTGGCGCTCAGCCAGGGCATTGCCTGCAACACCGCTGGTGGCAGCCACCATGCCCGGCGCGCACAAGGGGCCGGGTTCTGCACCTTCAATGATGTGACGGTAGCCGCGCTCTTGCTCCTTGCCGATGGCGAGGTTGGCCGCGTTCTGGTTATTGATCTCGATGTCCACCAGGGCGATGGGACCGCCGAGATCTGTGCGGATGTAGCTGCTATCCGCACCGTGTCGATGCACAGCGAGAAAAACTACCCGGTGCGCAAGCAGCCATCGACAATCGATGTCGGTCTGCCCGACGGGGTGCGCGACGCGGCCTATCTTGAATCACTTGACTGGCTGCTGCCACGAACGATTGACGGCTTTGCGCCGGACCTGGTGTTTTACAATGCCGGCGTCGACCCGCATGAAAATGACCGCCTCGGGCGCTTGTCACTTACCGACAAAGGCCTCGAAGACCGCGACCGGCGGGTGTTCTCGTTCTTCAGGCAACGCGGCGTTCCGGTCGCCTCGGTTCTGGGCGGTGGATACAGCCGTGACATCGACGCAGTCGCCAGACGTCACCTGCTGACCTTCGAAGCCGCGTCCGGGTTTGTCTGA
- a CDS encoding DUF6460 domain-containing protein yields the protein MSNGLTRFLGDTPGRTALKLLVASFVVGVIMAAFNWYPLDILYIVRDFLVNLWETGFAALGRFGTYFLLGAGVVIPVFILVRLFSLRK from the coding sequence ATGAGCAATGGTCTGACACGCTTTCTGGGCGACACGCCCGGCAGAACAGCACTCAAGTTGCTGGTTGCTTCCTTCGTAGTCGGCGTGATCATGGCTGCGTTTAACTGGTATCCGCTCGATATCCTGTACATCGTCCGAGATTTTCTGGTCAATCTCTGGGAAACCGGCTTTGCCGCATTGGGCCGCTTCGGCACCTATTTCCTGCTCGGCGCCGGCGTAGTGATTCCCGTCTTCATCCTTGTGCGGCTGTTCAGTCTGCGGAAATAG
- a CDS encoding cisplatin damage response ATP-dependent DNA ligase translates to MNRFADLLDMLAFTPSRNAKLTLLQDYFRIVPDPERGYALAAIARDLDIPAVKPAQLRELISARMDPELFGYSYDYVGDLAETIALAWPEKGEALAGRNDAPGLTEVVETLIASSRRDGPGLVEDWLDRLDAPGRYALLKLVTGGFRMGLSGRLIKQALAAFGDVDVNQIEELWHGLTPPYTDLFAWLEGTGEKPVNASAAPFRPVMLSHAIDVKDFERLDPADFVAEWKWDGIRVQATSERGISRLYTRTGDDISAAFPDLVDAISFDGALDGELLVARPSGSGIETGGFSDLQQRLNRKTVSAKQLRDHPAFFRAYDLLQAGDEDLRAQPFLDRRQKLEAFVGELDPMRFDCSEMLPFGSWDELAALRADPPFAVIEGVMIKRRAAPYLPGRPKGEWFKWKRDPFLIDAVLMYAQRGHGKRSGFYSDYTFGVWREPGELVPVGKAYFGFTDDELVEIDKYVRNNTIERFGPVRSVRAGLDKGLVFEVAFEGINRSSRHKSGVAMRFPRINRLRWDKPPGEADRLDTLERMIDGAA, encoded by the coding sequence GTGAACCGTTTCGCTGACCTTCTCGACATGCTGGCGTTCACACCCTCGCGCAATGCCAAGCTAACGCTGTTGCAGGATTACTTCCGTATTGTACCCGATCCTGAGCGCGGTTACGCGCTGGCGGCAATCGCCCGCGATCTTGACATACCTGCGGTCAAGCCGGCGCAATTGCGCGAACTGATTTCCGCCCGCATGGATCCCGAACTGTTCGGCTATTCCTATGATTATGTCGGCGATCTGGCCGAAACCATCGCGCTCGCCTGGCCAGAGAAGGGCGAGGCACTTGCCGGCCGCAATGATGCGCCGGGATTGACCGAAGTGGTCGAAACACTGATCGCATCCTCACGCCGGGATGGTCCCGGTCTTGTCGAGGACTGGCTTGACCGGCTCGATGCGCCGGGCCGGTACGCATTGCTCAAGCTGGTCACCGGCGGATTTCGAATGGGGCTCTCGGGCCGGCTGATCAAGCAGGCGCTAGCCGCTTTTGGCGATGTCGATGTCAATCAGATCGAGGAACTCTGGCACGGACTGACACCGCCTTATACCGATCTGTTTGCCTGGCTCGAGGGGACCGGCGAGAAGCCGGTGAATGCGAGCGCAGCCCCGTTCCGCCCGGTGATGCTGTCACACGCCATCGACGTGAAAGACTTTGAAAGGCTCGACCCGGCGGATTTCGTTGCCGAATGGAAATGGGACGGCATCCGCGTGCAGGCGACATCCGAGCGCGGCATCAGCCGGCTCTACACCCGCACCGGCGACGACATTTCCGCAGCCTTCCCGGACCTGGTTGACGCGATTTCCTTTGACGGTGCGCTGGACGGTGAATTGCTGGTGGCCCGGCCATCAGGCAGCGGCATCGAAACCGGCGGTTTTTCCGATCTTCAGCAACGCCTCAACCGCAAGACCGTCAGCGCCAAACAATTGCGCGATCATCCGGCCTTCTTCCGTGCCTATGATTTGCTTCAGGCCGGCGACGAAGACCTGCGCGCCCAACCCTTTCTTGACCGACGGCAGAAGCTTGAGGCCTTTGTCGGAGAGCTTGACCCGATGCGGTTCGATTGTTCTGAAATGCTTCCATTCGGAAGCTGGGATGAACTTGCTGCGCTACGTGCTGATCCGCCATTTGCGGTGATCGAGGGCGTGATGATCAAGCGCAGGGCGGCACCCTATCTTCCGGGCCGTCCCAAGGGCGAGTGGTTCAAGTGGAAACGCGATCCCTTCCTGATCGACGCGGTGCTGATGTATGCGCAGCGTGGTCATGGCAAACGGTCGGGTTTTTACTCCGACTACACTTTCGGGGTCTGGCGCGAGCCGGGGGAACTGGTCCCGGTCGGCAAGGCCTATTTCGGCTTCACCGATGACGAGCTTGTCGAGATCGACAAATATGTCCGCAACAACACCATCGAGCGCTTCGGCCCGGTGCGGTCGGTGCGTGCCGGTCTCGACAAGGGGCTGGTATTCGAAGTTGCTTTTGAAGGCATCAATCGCTCAAGCCGTCACAAATCCGGTGTCGCCATGCGATTTCCGCGCATCAACCGGCTGCGCTGGGACAAGCCGCCGGGCGAAGCGGACCGGTTGGACACGCTTGAGCGGATGATTGACGGTGCTGCATGA
- a CDS encoding ligase-associated DNA damage response exonuclease: MRPEDLLIPRREGLYCPPGDFFIDPVRNVDRALITHGHADHARAGHDHVLATPETLDIMAIRYGADHARETQAAGWGETTRIKDVTVRFHPAGHVLGSAQISVEMNGLRIVASGDYKPRPDPTCATFEPVACDVFITEATFALPVFRHPDAGHEINRLLRSVSRNPDRAHLIGVYSLGKAQRVIRLIRDAGYHQPLYIHGALQKLCDYYETQGIALGDLRPATIENGAKGDFAGAIVLGPPSAFGDKWARRFPDPLVSFASGWMQVRARARQRGVELPLIISDHADWDELADTIQAVAPGEVWVTHGREEALVRWCEMQGIPAKPLHLVGYEDEGD, encoded by the coding sequence ATGAGACCCGAAGACCTGCTTATCCCCCGCCGAGAAGGCCTCTACTGCCCGCCGGGCGATTTTTTCATAGATCCGGTGCGCAATGTCGACCGGGCGCTGATAACCCATGGCCATGCAGATCATGCCCGAGCCGGTCACGACCATGTTCTGGCGACACCGGAAACGCTCGACATCATGGCAATCCGCTACGGTGCCGACCACGCCCGGGAAACGCAAGCCGCTGGTTGGGGTGAAACCACCCGCATCAAGGATGTAACGGTCAGGTTTCACCCTGCGGGCCACGTGTTGGGCTCGGCGCAGATTTCCGTCGAGATGAACGGTCTGCGCATCGTCGCCTCAGGAGACTATAAACCGAGGCCGGACCCGACCTGCGCCACCTTCGAGCCGGTGGCTTGCGATGTCTTCATCACCGAGGCGACCTTTGCCTTGCCGGTGTTCCGCCATCCTGACGCGGGCCATGAAATCAACCGCTTGCTGCGATCCGTCAGCCGCAACCCTGATCGGGCCCATCTGATCGGGGTCTATTCGCTGGGCAAGGCGCAGCGGGTGATCCGGCTGATCCGCGATGCCGGTTATCATCAGCCACTGTACATTCATGGCGCGCTGCAAAAGCTTTGTGATTATTATGAAACCCAGGGCATTGCGCTGGGCGACTTGCGCCCGGCCACGATCGAAAATGGCGCCAAGGGCGATTTCGCCGGCGCCATCGTGCTTGGTCCGCCGTCAGCCTTCGGTGACAAATGGGCCCGCCGCTTTCCCGATCCGCTGGTCAGCTTCGCTTCGGGCTGGATGCAGGTGAGGGCGCGTGCACGTCAGCGAGGGGTGGAGTTGCCGTTGATAATTTCCGATCATGCCGACTGGGATGAACTCGCCGATACCATCCAGGCAGTCGCACCGGGCGAGGTCTGGGTCACCCATGGCCGCGAGGAAGCGCTGGTGCGCTGGTGCGAAATGCAGGGCATTCCGGCCAAGCCGCTGCATCTCGTCGGCTATGAAGATGAGGGAGACTGA
- a CDS encoding methyltransferase has product MTSHQLSSGDLTADRRAHYAHLYAEADDLGAAVDLQVQALELAPNWAAGWHGLGGYREKAGDLAGAAVAWRKVLTLAPVDIFGAGLKLSLTGQAAAPSIPPAEYVEALFDGYSDRFDTALLEDLGYCVPERLTMLLGDVAGAETQFAKVIDLGCGTGLFGERIRSRTSWLEGYDLSQGMLSKAFDKGVYDRLGQADILHGIAAARLKNAKPADLVAAADVFAYFGDLDGVLGIASGLTTPGGLMAFSCEAGVDGVDWLLQSSLRYCHSESYLRLLAERHGLSIERLDREAIRRDGANVITGLLVIARKQSDAGLRSVVPPALAKTSTAGAEKH; this is encoded by the coding sequence TTGACATCTCACCAGCTTTCCTCGGGCGATCTGACTGCCGATCGCCGCGCCCACTATGCTCACCTGTATGCCGAGGCCGACGATCTGGGTGCGGCTGTGGATTTGCAGGTTCAGGCGCTGGAACTCGCGCCCAACTGGGCTGCAGGCTGGCACGGGCTTGGCGGCTACCGGGAAAAGGCCGGCGATCTGGCGGGCGCTGCCGTAGCCTGGCGCAAGGTGCTGACGCTTGCACCGGTCGACATTTTCGGCGCCGGCCTGAAACTGTCGCTGACCGGTCAGGCTGCGGCACCGTCGATCCCGCCAGCCGAATATGTCGAAGCGCTGTTTGATGGCTATTCAGACCGTTTTGACACAGCACTGCTTGAAGACCTCGGCTATTGCGTGCCGGAGCGGCTGACAATGCTGCTTGGTGACGTCGCAGGTGCAGAGACGCAATTTGCCAAGGTGATCGATCTTGGGTGCGGCACCGGGCTGTTCGGAGAGCGTATCCGCAGCAGAACCTCCTGGCTCGAAGGTTACGACCTGTCGCAGGGCATGTTGAGCAAGGCCTTCGACAAAGGCGTTTATGATCGCCTTGGGCAGGCTGACATTCTCCATGGCATCGCCGCTGCACGCCTGAAGAATGCAAAACCAGCAGATCTGGTCGCCGCAGCCGATGTTTTTGCCTATTTTGGCGATCTTGATGGCGTGCTCGGCATTGCCTCGGGCCTGACCACCCCTGGCGGGTTGATGGCCTTTTCCTGCGAGGCAGGGGTGGATGGGGTCGACTGGCTGCTGCAGTCCTCCTTGCGCTATTGCCACAGCGAAAGCTATCTGCGGTTGCTTGCCGAGCGGCACGGCCTCAGCATCGAGCGGCTCGATCGGGAAGCAATCCGGCGTGATGGCGCAAACGTCATCACCGGACTCCTTGTGATCGCTCGCAAACAGTCTGACGCCGGCCTTCGGTCGGTCGTCCCGCCTGCGCTGGCGAAGACAAGCACTGCGGGTGCTGAGAAGCACTGA